A genomic window from Anthocerotibacter panamensis C109 includes:
- a CDS encoding glycosyltransferase family protein — protein MPQLWGLGIQQSQAGLVALTTGHCVPTPGWVEGILAWGRSEPLYAGRGGPIAGPEGRAARDWAVYFTRYSAFMPQAGQGRAAREIPGDNAVYRRADLERFWLDRQEGFWETLFHERLRQAGRGLYFAPEMQVRLGETAGAGDFWRARFRHGAHYGSTRPGTSWGGRILRIVAAPLLLPFLIARIGGRVVRQRPDWLGKFCWALPWLVIFLGAWSLGELKGYWYPRVPS, from the coding sequence GTGCCGCAGTTGTGGGGGTTAGGCATTCAACAGAGTCAAGCAGGGCTGGTGGCGCTGACGACGGGGCACTGTGTTCCTACTCCTGGTTGGGTCGAGGGTATTTTGGCGTGGGGGCGCAGTGAGCCATTGTATGCGGGGCGCGGTGGTCCGATAGCAGGACCGGAGGGCAGGGCGGCGCGGGATTGGGCGGTGTACTTCACGCGCTACTCGGCTTTTATGCCACAGGCGGGGCAGGGCAGGGCGGCGCGGGAAATTCCTGGGGACAATGCGGTCTATCGTCGGGCGGACTTGGAGCGCTTTTGGTTGGACCGCCAAGAGGGTTTTTGGGAGACGCTCTTTCATGAGCGGTTGCGGCAGGCAGGGCGGGGGTTGTACTTCGCGCCTGAGATGCAGGTACGGTTGGGGGAGACCGCTGGGGCGGGGGATTTTTGGCGGGCGCGCTTTCGGCATGGGGCGCACTATGGTTCGACGCGTCCGGGAACTTCTTGGGGGGGGAGGATACTGCGGATTGTGGCGGCTCCCTTGTTGCTGCCTTTTTTGATCGCGCGGATTGGCGGGCGGGTGGTCCGTCAGCGCCCGGATTGGCTGGGAAAGTTTTGCTGGGCGCTACCTTGGCTCGTGATTTTTCTGGGGGCGTGGTCGCTAGGAGAGCTTAAAGGTTATTGGTATCCTCGTGTCCCGTCCTGA
- a CDS encoding Uma2 family endonuclease, with product MVEAGILREDDRVELIRGEVMAMSPIGKRPAACVKRIVAFLGRNTDPTFILSVQDPIQLDGYNQPQPDVALLHYREDFYAQAHPTPKDILLLIEVADSSLDYDRDVKIPLYAQAQIPEVWLVDVLDETVTVYTQPQNGFFQSVQLFRKSQTISFLACCMFAVDSFFL from the coding sequence ATGGTTGAGGCAGGAATTCTCAGGGAGGATGACCGGGTTGAGTTGATTCGGGGCGAGGTAATGGCAATGAGCCCAATTGGAAAGCGACCCGCTGCTTGTGTGAAGCGGATTGTTGCCTTCCTGGGCCGCAATACGGATCCAACATTTATACTTAGTGTCCAAGACCCGATTCAACTCGATGGATATAACCAACCTCAGCCCGATGTAGCCTTGCTGCACTACCGGGAAGACTTTTATGCTCAGGCACATCCCACTCCTAAAGATATCCTGTTACTTATTGAAGTCGCAGATTCCTCCCTTGACTATGACCGGGATGTGAAAATACCGCTCTATGCTCAGGCTCAAATCCCGGAAGTATGGCTGGTAGATGTACTAGACGAGACAGTAACTGTGTATACTCAGCCGCAAAATGGCTTCTTTCAAAGTGTCCAACTCTTTCGAAAAAGCCAAACTATCTCTTTTCTCGCCTGCTGCATGTTTGCAGTAGATAGCTTTTTCCTCTGA
- a CDS encoding glycosyltransferase family 2 protein yields the protein MNPQLSVVIASINGWSYLSECLRALAKQTGDIPAEIIVADCIGPQVTDRIAAAYPEVHLISFRESRSVAQLRAAAIAIARGEIIAITEDHCIPPSDWYTSVLQAHANHSAPAIGGAVDNGATERLIDWAVFFCEYSTFISPMPLGVVHDLPGPNVSYKQSALVALGSLIKEEFWETSVHSAFEQCGQPLWSDPTVRVIHKKHFTLQDFLSERYHYSRAYAGGRNAALGPGKRLVYFLGSPLLAPLMLTRISQRVLTKKRHLGTYLRTLPYLGLFLLAWVVGEAVGYALGPGDSALYLS from the coding sequence ATGAACCCCCAACTCTCCGTCGTCATCGCCTCAATCAACGGCTGGTCTTACCTCTCAGAATGTCTTAGAGCGCTTGCCAAGCAAACCGGCGACATCCCAGCAGAAATCATCGTCGCAGACTGCATCGGTCCGCAAGTCACTGACCGGATCGCAGCAGCATATCCCGAGGTTCACCTGATCAGCTTTCGGGAGTCCCGGAGCGTCGCGCAACTCCGCGCTGCCGCCATCGCCATCGCCCGAGGGGAAATTATTGCCATCACCGAGGACCACTGCATTCCCCCGTCTGATTGGTACACTTCGGTCCTACAGGCGCACGCTAACCATTCTGCCCCGGCCATTGGCGGAGCTGTGGACAACGGCGCAACCGAGCGGCTCATTGACTGGGCGGTATTTTTCTGTGAATACAGTACGTTCATTAGCCCGATGCCGCTTGGGGTAGTCCACGACCTGCCCGGACCCAACGTCTCCTACAAACAGTCCGCCTTGGTAGCATTAGGCAGCCTCATCAAAGAAGAATTCTGGGAGACCTCGGTGCACAGTGCCTTTGAACAATGCGGTCAACCCCTATGGTCCGACCCCACCGTGCGCGTCATCCACAAAAAGCACTTCACTTTACAGGACTTCCTCTCGGAGCGCTACCACTACTCGCGAGCCTATGCCGGGGGACGCAATGCCGCACTCGGTCCTGGAAAACGGCTGGTCTATTTCCTGGGATCGCCCCTGTTGGCCCCCTTGATGCTGACGCGCATCAGCCAACGCGTCCTTACCAAAAAACGCCACCTCGGAACCTACCTCCGTACCCTCCCCTACCTCGGTCTGTTCCTGCTTGCCTGGGTGGTCGGTGAAGCGGTGGGCTATGCTCTGGGACCGGGGGATAGCGCCCTGTACTTGAGTTGA
- a CDS encoding ferric reductase-like transmembrane domain-containing protein — protein MSRLRSRVLHHGILALGSAGLVGGMFALVSSPDIVFRLSMATAYTGLALLGGTLLLGPLNLWRKRTNPVSTDLRRDLGIWAGIVGLLHVLIGLQVHFRGRMWLYFLPEAGFGPRHDPFGLANYAGLGAALILAVLLALSNDLSLRRLGAKRWKALQRWNYGLLLLVVFHGVVYQILENREPPYVLLGALMVAGVVVLQGCGVWWKRQQAL, from the coding sequence ATGTCTCGTTTGCGTAGTCGCGTTCTTCATCATGGGATCCTCGCTCTGGGCAGTGCGGGGTTGGTTGGAGGCATGTTTGCTTTGGTCTCCTCCCCGGATATCGTTTTTCGGCTGAGTATGGCGACGGCGTACACAGGGCTGGCGCTTTTGGGCGGGACGCTGCTGCTAGGGCCTTTAAATCTGTGGCGTAAGCGCACCAACCCGGTCTCGACGGACTTGCGCCGGGATCTTGGGATCTGGGCAGGGATCGTCGGACTGCTCCATGTATTGATTGGTTTGCAGGTGCATTTTCGGGGGCGAATGTGGCTGTATTTCCTCCCGGAGGCGGGATTTGGGCCACGCCATGACCCCTTTGGGCTGGCTAATTATGCTGGGTTGGGGGCGGCGCTGATCTTGGCGGTGCTGCTTGCACTCTCCAATGATCTTTCTTTGCGGCGTCTGGGGGCCAAACGCTGGAAGGCGCTGCAACGCTGGAACTATGGTCTGTTGTTGCTGGTGGTCTTCCACGGTGTGGTCTATCAAATCCTGGAGAACCGTGAGCCGCCCTATGTTCTGCTGGGGGCGCTGATGGTCGCAGGGGTGGTTGTCTTGCAGGGGTGCGGGGTCTGGTGGAAACGGCAGCAAGCTCTTTGA
- a CDS encoding glycosyltransferase family 2 protein, with amino-acid sequence MKLSVVVVSFSAPHLLERTLTALAHQQTPAIELLVVRTGATPLFQPDFPGVRWLQGAPVMTVPQLRSLGIQQAQGEIVALLEDDCLVTGAWCQRIIQAHQAPHAVIGGAVEPSQYQRGRDWAIYFCDYVRFMQPFMGEVRALCGNHVSYKRAILAPLLAKSDGFYEVFVHQELQTQGEILWAEPGLVVHNINSWSLDHVWRVPFHHGRGYAGMRVAGRSLAARLPFLGIALLLPLLQTVRIAQVVLTRRRYRLRFLQALPWVLSFCSSWALGECIGYLKGPGRSLEYWR; translated from the coding sequence TTGAAGCTCTCCGTAGTGGTGGTCTCTTTTAGTGCGCCCCACTTGCTGGAACGCACGCTCACAGCCCTCGCACACCAACAGACCCCCGCAATAGAACTGCTCGTCGTCCGTACTGGAGCAACTCCCCTGTTTCAGCCAGACTTTCCGGGGGTGCGCTGGCTTCAAGGAGCACCCGTGATGACGGTTCCGCAACTGCGTAGCCTGGGTATCCAGCAGGCGCAGGGCGAAATCGTTGCGCTGTTGGAGGACGATTGTCTGGTCACAGGAGCTTGGTGTCAGCGAATCATTCAGGCTCATCAAGCACCCCATGCCGTCATTGGTGGAGCCGTCGAGCCTAGTCAATATCAGCGGGGGCGCGATTGGGCCATATATTTCTGTGACTATGTCCGCTTCATGCAGCCCTTTATGGGGGAAGTCCGGGCCTTGTGCGGGAATCACGTCTCCTATAAGCGGGCTATTCTTGCCCCCTTACTGGCAAAGAGCGATGGATTTTATGAAGTCTTCGTCCATCAAGAGCTTCAGACCCAAGGCGAAATCCTCTGGGCAGAGCCCGGACTGGTAGTCCACAACATCAATTCCTGGTCGCTCGACCACGTATGGAGGGTCCCTTTTCATCATGGGCGCGGCTATGCAGGGATGCGGGTGGCAGGTCGCTCTCTAGCAGCGCGTTTGCCTTTTTTAGGAATCGCCCTCCTGCTGCCGCTACTCCAAACCGTCCGCATCGCACAAGTCGTCCTCACCCGCCGCCGCTATCGACTCCGGTTCCTGCAAGCCTTACCCTGGGTTCTTAGCTTCTGTAGCAGTTGGGCATTGGGAGAATGTATCGGTTACCTCAAGGGACCGGGCCGAAGTCTGGAATACTGGCGCTAA
- a CDS encoding glycosyltransferase family 4 protein, with amino-acid sequence MRIGVDAGCWANRRGYGRFTRGLLEALLAQPSEHEYLFFVDAQSYAQQPFPPRAKLVVVPTGQSPTAAASAGGRRAVGDLWAMAEAVRRTPLDVLFFPSVYTYFPAWTQATVILGIHDVIAEDYPDLIFPGGQGRRLWALKGWLARQQANYVLTVSDHARNGILRRFHPHSERIWVVDEAPDPVFRPLKNLDGALLQRYGIRPGERFLIYLGGINPHKNLTMLVQALADLGSEYADVRLLLVGDRADGFTPGLDALLSKITALDLTHRVHFTGFVPDPEVVHLLNAAQVLVLPSVAEGFGLPAVEAAACATPVIATRNSPLPDLLAGGGRFIDPTQPEALTHALREILADPHLREQLGQGAHARASQLSWARTARQMTALLDAIAQERS; translated from the coding sequence ATGCGTATTGGGGTTGACGCAGGCTGCTGGGCCAATCGGCGCGGCTACGGGCGCTTCACTAGGGGCTTGCTGGAGGCGCTGCTCGCCCAGCCGTCGGAGCATGAATACCTCTTTTTCGTAGATGCCCAGAGCTACGCACAGCAACCATTCCCCCCCAGGGCAAAGCTGGTGGTCGTCCCGACCGGGCAGTCCCCGACTGCGGCGGCTTCGGCAGGGGGGCGTAGGGCCGTGGGGGACCTCTGGGCTATGGCTGAGGCAGTGCGCCGGACGCCCCTAGATGTCCTTTTTTTTCCGAGTGTGTATACGTATTTCCCCGCTTGGACCCAGGCTACGGTCATTCTGGGTATCCATGATGTGATTGCCGAAGACTACCCCGACCTGATCTTTCCGGGGGGACAGGGCCGCCGCCTCTGGGCTCTAAAAGGTTGGCTCGCCCGCCAGCAGGCCAATTATGTCCTCACGGTCTCGGACCATGCCCGTAACGGCATTCTCCGCCGCTTTCATCCCCACTCGGAGCGGATCTGGGTGGTGGATGAGGCCCCGGACCCGGTATTTCGCCCCCTAAAAAACCTGGATGGAGCACTCCTCCAACGCTACGGTATCCGTCCCGGCGAGCGCTTTCTTATTTATCTAGGCGGGATCAACCCCCACAAAAACTTGACGATGCTCGTCCAAGCCCTGGCGGATCTGGGGTCTGAATATGCTGATGTGCGTTTGCTTTTGGTCGGAGACCGGGCTGATGGCTTCACGCCGGGGCTCGACGCGCTGCTGAGCAAGATCACTGCTCTAGATCTTACCCACCGAGTCCACTTCACCGGCTTTGTCCCCGATCCCGAAGTGGTCCACCTCTTGAATGCTGCGCAGGTCCTGGTTTTGCCCTCCGTGGCTGAAGGATTTGGTCTGCCTGCTGTCGAAGCGGCAGCCTGTGCAACTCCGGTCATCGCTACGCGCAACAGTCCCCTACCGGATTTGCTGGCGGGCGGCGGGCGCTTCATCGACCCAACCCAACCCGAAGCCCTGACCCATGCCCTCCGGGAAATCCTCGCCGACCCCCACCTGCGCGAACAGTTAGGCCAAGGAGCCCATGCCCGCGCCAGCCAATTGAGTTGGGCGCGTACTGCCCGTCAGATGACAGCCCTACTCGATGCCATCGCTCAAGAGCGCTCGTGA
- a CDS encoding Gfo/Idh/MocA family protein has product MIRTVILGLGKVAERIHLPACQALSALQIVGASEPNAERGRAMQQRFGLPVVFEDSQTLMEKLQPELVIIGTPPDTHRELCLMAFAYGADVLCEKPFVRNLEAADEVLAAAKRTGCLLAVNNQYRYMEIYRKTQAALAQGGFGRLFFLQCWQQMFHPPAFEGTSWRADLKQSTLFEFGSHPLDLLSFFFGALPEAVTAYIPRVRPEYDADVLVQMTLRFPEERLATLALNRVSHAPERYLEMRLDCEKASLRLSVGGVARASLDMVRHQGRSIPRPRLSFVKGGEARIEAHGRSRILAQEPLVAVASATAEHLRAFLALRSRRDDPMAYVAAEHARSVLRVVLAGYESARTGQTVLL; this is encoded by the coding sequence ATGATTAGAACTGTGATTTTGGGCCTTGGTAAAGTTGCCGAGCGGATTCATCTACCTGCCTGTCAAGCGCTCTCAGCATTGCAGATCGTGGGCGCGAGTGAACCCAATGCCGAACGGGGTCGGGCCATGCAGCAGCGCTTTGGCTTGCCGGTGGTCTTTGAGGATTCGCAGACCCTCATGGAGAAACTACAGCCGGAACTGGTCATCATCGGAACACCACCCGATACCCATCGGGAGCTGTGCCTCATGGCTTTTGCCTATGGAGCCGATGTGCTCTGTGAGAAGCCCTTCGTGAGGAATCTGGAAGCAGCGGATGAAGTCTTGGCGGCGGCTAAACGGACGGGCTGTCTGCTTGCGGTCAATAATCAGTACCGCTATATGGAAATCTATCGCAAGACGCAGGCAGCCTTGGCACAGGGGGGGTTTGGGCGGTTATTTTTTCTACAGTGCTGGCAGCAGATGTTTCATCCGCCCGCCTTTGAGGGCACGAGTTGGCGGGCTGATTTGAAGCAGTCCACGCTCTTTGAATTCGGTTCACATCCGCTGGATTTGCTCAGTTTCTTTTTTGGAGCCCTCCCGGAGGCGGTCACTGCCTATATTCCTCGGGTCCGCCCGGAATATGACGCTGATGTCTTGGTGCAGATGACGCTGCGCTTCCCTGAAGAACGTCTCGCCACCCTTGCGCTCAATCGGGTCAGCCATGCACCGGAGCGCTATCTAGAGATGCGCCTGGACTGCGAAAAGGCTTCTTTGCGGCTCTCCGTGGGGGGGGTGGCGCGAGCGAGTCTGGATATGGTCCGCCATCAAGGACGGAGTATTCCGCGCCCCCGGTTGAGTTTCGTCAAAGGGGGTGAAGCTCGGATTGAAGCGCACGGTCGTTCTCGCATCTTGGCGCAAGAACCCTTAGTAGCGGTGGCTTCTGCTACAGCGGAGCACTTGAGAGCATTTTTGGCGCTGCGCTCCCGGCGGGATGACCCCATGGCTTATGTAGCGGCGGAACATGCTCGGTCGGTCCTTAGGGTGGTCTTGGCGGGGTATGAATCAGCCCGGACGGGGCAGACGGTCTTGCTTTAA
- a CDS encoding alpha/beta hydrolase family protein, with the protein MKKKWLALLLGLLLGAGPIVQAEGSRTLTMDDLFREKEVSDPQIAPGGDWVAYTVKTTDLKAEKSSSDLWMTNWEGTQRLQLTATPKDSESTPRWSPDGRYLAFLSGRGDEHEADQLWLLNRLGGEAQKITDLKGSVVDFVWSPNGKQLALVVEDPDPEATPQDSASEKTPKPIVIDRFRFKEDITGYLGKLRQHLYLFDVERRQAQLLTPGDYNEMLPAWSPDGKSLAFVSKRHPDFDRDDNWDIYVMPAIVGATPRAVTTFDGSDNEPTWGSYPAWSPDGKFIAYLQGGPQKLIYYAVHHLAVVPVAGGPARVLTQALDRNVQAPSWSTDGKSIQFLVEDDRAQVLARVPAAGGKVEQLVSGRRVISAYTAGPGGKAALLVSTAQTPAEVFAWNGGALRPLSRQNDDWLATIRLGAVEEISFPSKDGTLVHGFVVKPPNYQPGKKYPTLLRIHGGPVSQFDLNFDFSWQLFAAHGYVVVAANPRGSSGRGEEFTKAIYADWGNKDAQDVLAAVDYLVAQGIADPERLGVGGWSYGGMLTNYTIAQDPRFKAAVSGASISNILAGYGTDQYIHEYEQELGKPWENPQGWLKISFPFYHADRIVTPTLFLCGEKDFNVPLLNSEQMYQALKSLGRETQLIIYPGQFHGITKPSYLQDRLERYLSWYDKHLKPIERASVQ; encoded by the coding sequence ATGAAAAAAAAGTGGCTGGCGTTGTTATTGGGTCTGCTCCTAGGGGCAGGACCCATCGTTCAGGCGGAGGGGAGTCGCACCTTGACCATGGACGACCTGTTTCGCGAAAAAGAAGTCAGTGACCCGCAAATCGCTCCGGGCGGGGACTGGGTGGCCTATACCGTCAAGACAACAGACCTCAAGGCAGAAAAGAGTTCGAGCGACCTCTGGATGACCAACTGGGAAGGCACCCAACGTCTTCAACTCACCGCGACCCCCAAAGACAGCGAAAGCACCCCCCGTTGGAGCCCCGATGGTCGCTATTTGGCCTTTCTCTCCGGGCGTGGCGATGAGCATGAGGCAGACCAACTCTGGCTGCTCAATCGGCTGGGTGGCGAAGCCCAAAAAATTACTGATCTCAAAGGCTCCGTAGTCGATTTTGTCTGGTCACCCAATGGGAAACAGCTAGCCCTCGTCGTCGAAGACCCCGACCCCGAAGCCACCCCTCAAGATTCTGCCTCAGAAAAAACACCCAAGCCCATCGTCATCGACCGCTTCCGCTTCAAAGAAGACATCACGGGCTATCTGGGAAAGCTGCGCCAACATCTTTATCTGTTCGATGTGGAGCGCCGCCAAGCCCAACTGCTCACCCCCGGCGACTACAACGAAATGCTCCCTGCTTGGTCCCCGGACGGGAAATCCCTAGCTTTTGTGAGCAAGCGCCACCCCGACTTTGACCGCGACGACAACTGGGATATCTATGTCATGCCCGCCATCGTGGGAGCCACTCCCCGCGCGGTCACCACCTTTGACGGGTCGGACAATGAACCCACCTGGGGCAGCTATCCCGCCTGGAGCCCCGACGGTAAATTTATCGCCTATCTCCAAGGCGGTCCTCAAAAATTGATCTACTACGCCGTCCACCATCTGGCGGTAGTCCCCGTCGCAGGAGGCCCCGCCCGCGTCCTGACGCAAGCGTTGGACCGCAATGTCCAAGCCCCCTCCTGGTCCACCGATGGGAAGTCGATTCAGTTTTTGGTGGAAGATGACCGTGCTCAGGTTTTGGCGCGGGTGCCTGCCGCTGGGGGTAAAGTCGAGCAGTTGGTCAGTGGGCGGCGTGTGATCAGCGCCTACACTGCGGGTCCGGGAGGGAAAGCCGCCCTTCTGGTGAGCACAGCCCAGACTCCTGCCGAAGTCTTCGCTTGGAATGGCGGCGCGCTTCGCCCCCTCTCGCGCCAAAACGACGATTGGCTCGCTACGATCCGACTGGGAGCTGTCGAAGAAATCAGTTTCCCGAGCAAGGATGGCACCCTAGTCCACGGCTTTGTCGTCAAGCCCCCCAACTATCAGCCAGGGAAAAAATATCCAACCCTGCTGCGTATCCACGGCGGGCCGGTCTCCCAGTTTGATTTGAACTTTGATTTCTCCTGGCAACTCTTCGCCGCGCACGGCTATGTAGTAGTTGCGGCGAACCCGAGGGGCAGTTCGGGTCGGGGGGAGGAATTCACCAAGGCCATCTATGCAGACTGGGGTAACAAAGATGCCCAGGATGTCCTAGCTGCGGTGGACTACCTCGTGGCGCAGGGCATCGCGGACCCGGAGCGGCTCGGCGTGGGTGGCTGGAGCTACGGCGGGATGCTCACCAACTACACGATTGCCCAAGACCCCCGCTTCAAGGCAGCCGTGAGTGGAGCGAGCATCTCCAATATCCTCGCAGGCTATGGCACCGACCAATACATCCACGAATACGAGCAGGAATTGGGCAAACCCTGGGAGAACCCCCAAGGCTGGCTCAAGATCTCTTTCCCCTTCTACCACGCCGACCGCATTGTCACGCCGACGCTGTTTTTATGTGGGGAGAAAGATTTTAATGTCCCCCTGCTCAACTCCGAGCAAATGTATCAAGCCCTCAAAAGCCTCGGGCGGGAGACCCAACTCATCATCTATCCCGGTCAGTTCCATGGCATCACCAAACCTAGCTATCTCCAAGACCGTCTGGAGCGCTACTTGAGCTGGTATGACAAGCATCTCAAGCCGATAGAACGGGCGAGCGTCCAGTGA
- a CDS encoding class I SAM-dependent methyltransferase: MNANSVPQIFEPDYYQRLYDLEEQHWWARGMRAAMVTLLARSLAEKRGLRVLDVGCGTGYLLDFLKAHYPLDGEVMGIDVSSHALKFCELRGAKRLMLASATELPFADSSFDLIICIDTLQHLAGAGADQVALGEFARVLAGGGVLYLRTNSALGRRPLAGVDGDQYRRYTVEDVKALLTSTGFGVERATYVNALPGLVGALREYLRPQRHSHHASGPGLAIRPYPPNLAWLNELMYGVSSFEAKLLGGMDLPFGHSSAFVARRLLENHS; the protein is encoded by the coding sequence ATGAATGCTAATTCTGTCCCCCAAATCTTCGAACCCGACTACTACCAACGTCTCTATGACCTTGAGGAACAGCACTGGTGGGCTAGGGGTATGCGTGCGGCGATGGTGACCTTGCTGGCGCGTTCTCTGGCCGAAAAGCGGGGGTTGCGGGTCTTGGATGTGGGCTGTGGGACGGGCTATTTACTGGATTTCCTGAAGGCACATTATCCGCTGGATGGGGAGGTGATGGGGATCGATGTGTCTTCTCATGCGCTCAAATTCTGTGAATTACGCGGGGCGAAGCGGCTGATGCTGGCGAGTGCTACGGAGTTACCTTTTGCGGATAGTTCCTTTGACTTGATTATCTGTATCGATACGCTTCAGCATTTGGCTGGGGCTGGGGCGGATCAGGTGGCGCTCGGGGAGTTTGCGCGGGTGCTCGCTGGAGGGGGAGTTTTGTACTTACGGACGAATTCGGCGCTGGGACGCAGGCCCTTGGCGGGGGTGGACGGGGATCAATATCGGCGCTACACCGTGGAAGACGTGAAGGCGTTATTGACAAGTACTGGGTTTGGGGTGGAGCGGGCGACTTATGTAAATGCCCTGCCCGGTTTGGTCGGGGCGCTCCGGGAATATCTGCGCCCGCAGCGGCATAGCCATCATGCGAGTGGTCCGGGTTTGGCGATTCGTCCTTACCCACCGAACTTAGCTTGGTTGAACGAACTAATGTACGGAGTTTCGTCTTTTGAAGCGAAGCTTTTAGGCGGGATGGACCTACCTTTTGGGCATTCGTCAGCGTTTGTGGCGCGGCGATTACTCGAAAACCATAGTTAG
- a CDS encoding glycosyltransferase family protein, whose protein sequence is MSRPDLSVVVAVQEEGGAVASLLAQEGGAILELILVVAPGCLIPECARDIKVLQSKHWALPFLLGEGLAAAMGNLIAVTEGHCTFAADWAQQAIAAHAGTDVPVLGGVVEPGEGLTALDWALYFCDYGQFLAPLVGGLNSDLPGNNIVFKRQILAGKEFTATGFWKTFFCYELQGEALRAEPALVCFYNRHLKLLPLLVRRWHHGRCFGAMRADKSSWSRKLLYALIGPLVPGLLVYKLWGRVWPKNRYRGRFLRVLPLSLLILTAWAVGEWVGNLFGSGGSYRRL, encoded by the coding sequence GTGTCCCGTCCTGATCTCTCGGTGGTGGTTGCCGTTCAGGAGGAGGGAGGCGCAGTTGCGTCTTTGCTGGCGCAGGAGGGGGGTGCGATTTTGGAACTGATTCTGGTCGTGGCTCCGGGCTGCCTGATACCGGAGTGTGCCCGGGATATAAAAGTTTTGCAGTCGAAGCACTGGGCTTTACCGTTTCTGTTGGGGGAGGGTTTGGCTGCGGCTATGGGGAATTTGATCGCGGTCACAGAGGGCCATTGTACGTTTGCGGCGGATTGGGCACAGCAGGCTATCGCTGCGCACGCTGGGACGGATGTTCCGGTGTTGGGGGGAGTAGTTGAGCCGGGAGAGGGGCTGACTGCGCTGGATTGGGCGCTTTATTTCTGCGACTATGGGCAGTTTCTCGCGCCTCTAGTGGGTGGGCTGAATTCGGATCTGCCAGGAAATAATATCGTGTTTAAGCGCCAGATTTTAGCAGGGAAGGAGTTTACGGCTACGGGTTTTTGGAAGACTTTTTTTTGTTATGAACTACAGGGCGAAGCGCTACGGGCTGAACCTGCTCTGGTCTGTTTTTATAATCGCCATCTGAAACTGCTGCCGCTGTTGGTGCGACGTTGGCATCATGGGCGCTGTTTCGGAGCGATGCGGGCGGACAAGTCTTCCTGGTCCCGCAAATTGCTCTATGCGCTGATAGGTCCACTGGTGCCGGGGCTTTTGGTCTATAAATTGTGGGGGCGGGTCTGGCCTAAAAATCGTTATCGGGGCCGCTTTTTGAGGGTGTTACCGTTGTCTTTGTTGATTTTGACTGCTTGGGCGGTGGGTGAATGGGTAGGGAATTTGTTTGGGAGTGGGGGGAGTTACCGGCGTTTATGA
- a CDS encoding Uma2 family endonuclease: MTTLTLSLDSVLELTDVQFSKLCQRNPDLRLERTAQGELVAMAPTGGESSRRNADLCFELVAWNRKQNLGVVFDSSGGFMLPNGAIRSPDVAWVRLERWDALSPQQREKFLPLSPDFVLELRSVTDNLAAIQAKMREYMANGVRLGWLLDPQTQGVEVYTDGAVTALQAPEILSGGEVLPGFVLKLREFYR, translated from the coding sequence ATGACTACCCTGACGCTTTCTCTAGACTCGGTGCTGGAATTGACGGATGTGCAGTTCAGTAAGCTTTGTCAGCGCAATCCTGACCTGAGACTGGAGCGCACAGCCCAAGGAGAACTCGTCGCGATGGCTCCTACAGGGGGAGAAAGTAGCCGCCGCAATGCGGATCTTTGTTTTGAGTTGGTCGCCTGGAACCGCAAGCAGAACCTAGGGGTAGTTTTTGATTCCTCGGGTGGTTTTATGCTTCCCAATGGAGCAATCCGCTCTCCTGATGTCGCTTGGGTGCGTTTGGAGCGTTGGGATGCCCTCAGCCCACAACAGAGAGAAAAGTTTCTACCGCTCAGTCCTGACTTTGTGCTGGAACTGCGGTCTGTAACGGATAATCTCGCCGCTATCCAAGCCAAGATGCGCGAGTATATGGCAAATGGGGTCCGTCTAGGTTGGCTGCTTGACCCGCAGACTCAGGGGGTGGAAGTGTACACGGATGGGGCAGTCACGGCACTTCAAGCTCCTGAAATACTCTCAGGGGGAGAGGTACTTCCTGGCTTTGTCCTGAAGCTACGGGAGTTCTATAGGTAG